A genomic window from Flavobacterium johnsoniae includes:
- a CDS encoding S9 family peptidase translates to MNTSKITVILLFLVATVFGQQKITIENIYGGAFRAKGMDELQSLKNTDQYTVLNIDRASRSMQIDLYDFATLKKVSNLIDTKNHKELAEGIDSYTFDASEKKILIACNTNQIFRHSFTADYYLYDIASKSLTKLFDFQVQEPTFSPDGSKIAYAKENNLYVYDVASKKSTSITTDGKKNAVINGITDWVYEEEFAFVRAFDWSKDSKKVAYIRFDESQVPEFSMSMFHKDLYPTIETFKYPKAGEKNSEVSLHIYDVAAGATKKVDLGKYNDFYIARLQWTNDANILSAQVLNRHQDNLDLLFVDGNTAVAKVVLNEKDKAYVDVTDNLTFLKDNSFIWTSEKDGFNHIYLYDKTGKLKNQVTKGNWEVTSYYGFDEKTKTIFYQSTENGSINRDLYRISLDGKNKLRLSKKVGTSAATFSPNFQYFITTFSSNLVPTTYTLNESKTGKEIQVIENNQALADKLKAYDLPAKEFIVLKTAKGNELNAWILKPKDFDPSKKYPVFMYQYSGPGSQQVNNDWNNTDDYWFLSLTQQGYIVACVDGRGTGFKGADFKKVTQKELGKYEVEDQIDAAKVIGSYSYVDPARIGIFGWSYGGFMASNCIFQGNDVFKMAIAVAPVTNWRFYDSVYTERYMQTPQENASGYDQNSPINHVDKLKGKFLLIHGSGDDNVHVQNSMQMMEALIQANKQFESQIYPDKNHGIYGGATRIQLYNKMTNFIKQNL, encoded by the coding sequence ATGAATACAAGTAAAATTACTGTAATACTTCTATTTCTAGTTGCAACCGTTTTTGGTCAACAAAAAATCACTATCGAAAATATTTACGGCGGCGCTTTCCGAGCAAAAGGAATGGATGAGTTGCAGTCTTTAAAAAATACAGATCAATATACTGTATTAAATATTGATAGAGCGAGCAGAAGTATGCAGATTGATTTATATGATTTTGCAACTTTAAAAAAAGTATCTAATCTAATTGATACTAAGAATCATAAAGAATTAGCAGAAGGTATTGATAGCTATACTTTTGATGCGTCAGAAAAGAAAATTTTAATTGCTTGTAACACCAATCAGATTTTCCGTCACTCTTTTACAGCAGATTATTATTTATACGATATCGCTTCAAAATCTTTAACGAAGCTTTTTGATTTTCAGGTTCAAGAGCCAACTTTTTCTCCAGACGGATCTAAAATCGCTTATGCAAAAGAAAATAACTTATATGTATACGATGTAGCTTCAAAAAAATCTACATCAATTACAACAGATGGTAAAAAGAATGCGGTAATTAATGGTATTACGGATTGGGTTTACGAAGAAGAATTCGCTTTTGTTCGTGCTTTCGATTGGAGTAAAGACAGTAAAAAAGTAGCTTATATTCGTTTTGACGAAAGCCAAGTTCCTGAGTTTTCAATGTCTATGTTTCACAAAGATTTATATCCAACAATCGAGACTTTTAAGTATCCAAAAGCGGGAGAAAAAAATTCAGAAGTTTCATTACATATTTATGATGTAGCGGCTGGAGCAACTAAAAAAGTTGATTTAGGAAAATATAATGATTTCTACATTGCAAGATTACAATGGACAAATGATGCAAACATTCTTTCTGCGCAAGTTTTAAATCGTCACCAAGATAATTTAGATTTATTGTTTGTTGATGGAAATACAGCAGTTGCAAAAGTAGTTTTAAATGAAAAAGATAAAGCTTACGTAGATGTAACAGATAATTTGACTTTCTTAAAAGACAACAGTTTTATCTGGACAAGCGAAAAAGACGGTTTTAACCATATTTATTTATATGATAAAACTGGAAAACTTAAAAATCAAGTTACAAAAGGAAACTGGGAAGTAACTTCTTACTACGGTTTTGACGAAAAAACAAAAACTATTTTCTATCAATCTACAGAAAATGGTTCAATCAACAGAGATCTTTACAGAATCTCATTAGACGGAAAAAATAAATTGCGTTTATCTAAAAAAGTAGGAACAAGCGCGGCGACTTTCAGCCCGAATTTCCAATATTTTATTACAACTTTCTCAAGTAATTTAGTGCCTACTACTTATACTTTAAACGAGTCAAAAACAGGAAAAGAAATTCAAGTTATCGAAAACAATCAAGCTCTTGCTGATAAATTAAAAGCGTATGACTTACCTGCAAAAGAATTCATCGTTTTAAAAACAGCAAAAGGAAACGAATTAAATGCTTGGATTTTAAAGCCGAAAGATTTTGATCCTTCAAAAAAATATCCTGTTTTTATGTATCAATATTCTGGTCCAGGATCTCAGCAAGTAAACAACGATTGGAATAATACTGACGATTATTGGTTCTTATCGCTTACACAGCAAGGTTATATTGTAGCTTGTGTTGACGGAAGAGGAACTGGTTTTAAAGGAGCAGATTTCAAAAAAGTTACGCAAAAAGAATTAGGAAAATATGAAGTAGAGGATCAAATCGATGCTGCAAAGGTAATTGGTTCTTATTCTTATGTTGATCCTGCAAGAATTGGAATTTTTGGATGGAGTTATGGAGGATTTATGGCTTCAAACTGTATTTTCCAAGGAAATGATGTTTTTAAAATGGCAATCGCTGTTGCTCCGGTTACAAACTGGCGTTTTTATGATAGCGTTTACACAGAAAGATACATGCAGACTCCACAAGAAAACGCTAGCGGATACGATCAAAATTCTCCAATTAATCACGTAGATAAATTAAAAGGTAAATTTTTATTGATTCACGGTTCAGGAGATGACAACGTTCATGTTCAGAATTCGATGCAAATGATGGAAGCTTTAATTCAGGCTAATAAACAATTCGAGTCTCAAATTTATCCAGATAAAAATCACGGAATTTATGGCGGAGCTACTAGAATTCAGCTATACAATAAAATGACTAATTTTATCAAACAAAATTTATAA
- a CDS encoding thioredoxin family protein, protein MLQKLLILVLFLSSFFVRSQDLVWRTDINDAAVVSSEQRKPLFIFFTGQGVGQKFQNEIFATREFENWSRKNVVLVKLDLSDPTVSENIKEQTLRLKNAFGVQQIPQVCITEVYLRKGRTSFNKLGLISDNLGSIKSWIDACNSMLNQE, encoded by the coding sequence ATGCTCCAAAAACTACTTATTTTAGTGCTCTTTTTGAGCTCTTTTTTCGTGCGTTCTCAAGATTTAGTTTGGAGAACAGATATTAATGATGCTGCTGTAGTAAGCTCAGAACAAAGAAAGCCATTATTCATTTTTTTTACGGGTCAAGGTGTTGGACAAAAATTTCAGAATGAAATTTTTGCTACCCGCGAATTTGAAAACTGGTCTCGTAAAAATGTTGTTTTAGTAAAACTTGATCTTTCAGATCCAACAGTTTCTGAAAACATCAAAGAACAGACATTACGATTGAAAAATGCTTTTGGAGTTCAACAAATTCCGCAAGTATGCATAACCGAAGTTTATTTAAGGAAAGGAAGGACAAGCTTCAATAAATTAGGTTTAATTTCTGATAATCTAGGAAGTATCAAATCATGGATAGATGCATGCAATTCGATGTTAAATCAAGAATAG
- a CDS encoding peptide MFS transporter, with protein MGETQVKTAHPKGLWVLFGTEMWERFNFYGMRALLTLFLVNSLLMKEEEASLIYGGFLGLCYLTPMLGGFVADRFLGNRNCILLGGLLMAIGQMLLFTSGSIFESNLGLAKTIMYSALGVIVFGNGFFKPNISSMVGSLYPKQEKTKLDSAFTIFYMGINIGAFLGQSICPLLGDVKDAGGIRDIHAFRWGFMAASVAMLLGTVLFYFLKNKYVVSPEGKPLGGLPSKNDASDFEEGEAQKANFSNKALTIAGLAFIALGFFFHYVVGQNLIYTLIYSSGLALAGLIISDSSLTKIERDRIIVIYIVSFFIIFFWAAFEQAGSSLTFIADNQTDRNFFGFLMPASMVQIFNGMFVVILAVPFSILWDTLRARGKEPISPVKLAVGLVVISISFFMIATQVSYIGTSGLLLVKWLILLYFLNTCAELCLSPIGLSLVGKLSPKRFASLLYGVFFLSNASGYALGGTLGSILPATGDKFAKAKELGIDLQAVLDKTITPTAEQLALLEKHQISASNHFFAGFEIHNLYEFFMVFVVLTGIAAIVLFALTPFLKKMMHGVR; from the coding sequence ATGGGAGAAACTCAAGTAAAAACTGCGCATCCAAAAGGACTTTGGGTATTGTTTGGAACGGAGATGTGGGAGCGGTTCAATTTTTATGGAATGCGAGCTTTATTGACTTTATTTCTTGTAAATTCATTGTTAATGAAAGAAGAAGAAGCGTCATTAATTTATGGAGGTTTCTTAGGGCTTTGTTATTTAACGCCAATGTTAGGTGGTTTTGTTGCCGATCGTTTTTTAGGGAATAGAAACTGTATTTTATTAGGTGGATTATTAATGGCAATCGGACAAATGCTTTTGTTTACAAGTGGAAGTATTTTTGAATCTAATTTAGGTTTAGCAAAAACCATTATGTATTCTGCATTGGGAGTTATTGTTTTTGGTAACGGATTTTTCAAACCAAACATTTCTAGTATGGTTGGAAGTTTATACCCGAAACAAGAAAAAACAAAATTAGATAGTGCTTTCACTATTTTCTACATGGGAATTAACATCGGAGCTTTTTTAGGTCAGTCAATTTGCCCTTTATTAGGAGATGTTAAAGATGCTGGAGGAATTAGAGATATTCACGCTTTCAGATGGGGATTCATGGCAGCTTCTGTTGCAATGTTGTTAGGTACAGTACTTTTTTACTTCTTAAAAAATAAATATGTAGTTTCTCCAGAAGGAAAACCATTAGGAGGACTTCCTTCTAAAAATGATGCTTCTGATTTTGAAGAAGGAGAAGCTCAAAAAGCAAACTTTTCTAATAAAGCTTTAACAATTGCTGGATTGGCATTTATTGCTTTAGGATTCTTTTTCCATTATGTAGTAGGTCAGAATTTAATTTACACTTTGATTTATTCTAGTGGTTTGGCGTTGGCTGGATTAATTATTTCAGATTCGTCATTAACAAAAATCGAAAGAGATAGAATTATTGTAATCTATATTGTTTCGTTCTTTATTATCTTCTTTTGGGCTGCATTTGAACAAGCAGGTTCTTCTTTGACTTTTATTGCAGATAACCAAACAGATAGAAACTTCTTTGGGTTTTTGATGCCAGCTTCTATGGTTCAGATTTTTAATGGAATGTTCGTTGTAATTTTAGCTGTTCCTTTTAGTATTCTTTGGGATACTTTAAGAGCTAGAGGGAAAGAGCCAATTTCTCCAGTAAAATTAGCTGTTGGTTTAGTTGTGATTTCGATAAGTTTCTTTATGATTGCAACTCAGGTTTCTTATATCGGAACTTCAGGGCTTTTATTAGTGAAATGGTTAATCTTATTATATTTCCTAAATACATGTGCTGAGCTATGTTTATCTCCAATTGGTTTATCATTGGTGGGTAAATTGTCTCCAAAACGTTTTGCATCATTATTATATGGCGTATTCTTTTTGTCTAATGCATCTGGTTATGCATTAGGTGGAACTTTAGGTTCAATCTTGCCAGCAACGGGAGATAAATTTGCAAAAGCAAAAGAATTAGGAATAGATCTTCAAGCGGTTTTAGATAAAACTATAACACCAACCGCAGAGCAATTGGCACTTTTAGAGAAACACCAAATTAGCGCTTCAAATCACTTTTTTGCTGGATTTGAAATTCACAACCTTTACGAGTTTTTTATGGTGTTTGTGGTGCTTACAGGTATTGCGGCAATTGTATTATTTGCTTTGACTCCATTCTTGAAAAAAATGATGCACGGTGTTAGGTAA
- a CDS encoding peptide MFS transporter — protein MEKTITLEEIQNFEGKYPKQLWYLFLVEMWERFCFYGMRGVLAVFMVDQLGLVEGKANLQYGAVQAFVYAFTFIGGIFADKVLGFKKSLLFGGIVMILGNLLIAANPHDFFYYGITLSIIGTGFFKPNVSSMVGELYHENDGRRDAGYGLFYAGINIGGMLGGAIPIYLGKNYSWSLCFLSAAIVMIIGVVTFLLTKKHLAPIGNSPLENHAPKKRNLYEIAVYVGSFAVIPLVYMMVINSDFTEYFMYTIGILALVYFLYELILIKERKQRLKFLAAFIFIFAYFMFMAISEQSGGSLSLFAKDNLTNKLLFFNIDPNVVNNSINSLYVIIFSPLLGFLWIYMSKRKIEPNTVIKFGLSFILLAAGFFIFYAARYFVNQDGLSSLDVFALGYLLYTLGELCIGPIGMSVITKLSPKRLFGMMMGLWFLSSAFGQFAAGKLGAEMSDANTGTTLMSKLIAYTDGYYQLAVYALVAGIAFIVLTPLIRRLMQEVK, from the coding sequence ATGGAGAAGACAATTACTTTAGAAGAAATTCAAAATTTTGAGGGCAAGTATCCAAAGCAATTATGGTATTTGTTTTTAGTTGAAATGTGGGAACGTTTTTGTTTCTACGGAATGAGAGGAGTTTTAGCAGTTTTCATGGTAGATCAATTAGGTCTGGTTGAAGGAAAAGCAAATCTTCAATATGGAGCTGTGCAGGCTTTTGTTTATGCTTTTACGTTTATTGGAGGAATTTTTGCAGATAAGGTTTTAGGATTTAAAAAATCGCTTCTTTTTGGAGGAATCGTTATGATTTTGGGTAATTTGCTAATTGCTGCAAATCCGCACGATTTTTTTTATTACGGAATAACGCTTTCTATTATTGGAACGGGTTTTTTTAAGCCAAATGTTTCTTCAATGGTAGGAGAGTTATATCATGAAAATGATGGTCGTCGTGATGCAGGTTACGGATTATTTTATGCCGGAATTAATATTGGAGGAATGCTTGGTGGAGCAATTCCGATTTATTTAGGAAAAAATTATTCATGGAGTCTTTGTTTTCTTTCGGCAGCGATTGTTATGATAATTGGTGTTGTGACTTTTCTTTTAACGAAAAAACATTTAGCACCAATTGGAAATTCTCCATTAGAAAATCATGCTCCTAAAAAACGAAATCTTTATGAGATAGCCGTTTATGTAGGATCTTTTGCGGTAATTCCATTAGTTTACATGATGGTTATAAATTCTGATTTTACTGAGTATTTTATGTATACTATCGGAATTTTAGCATTAGTATATTTTTTATATGAATTGATATTGATAAAAGAAAGAAAGCAAAGACTTAAGTTCTTGGCTGCCTTTATCTTTATTTTTGCCTATTTTATGTTTATGGCAATTTCTGAGCAATCTGGAGGTTCGTTGTCATTGTTTGCAAAAGATAATTTGACGAATAAACTGTTGTTTTTTAATATCGATCCAAACGTGGTTAATAATAGTATAAACTCACTTTATGTTATTATTTTCAGTCCGTTATTAGGCTTTTTATGGATCTATATGTCTAAACGAAAAATAGAGCCAAATACAGTTATTAAATTTGGTTTGTCATTTATTTTGCTGGCAGCTGGTTTCTTTATCTTTTATGCAGCTAGATATTTTGTAAACCAAGACGGATTAAGTTCTCTAGATGTATTTGCTTTAGGGTATTTATTATATACACTTGGAGAATTATGTATCGGTCCAATCGGAATGTCGGTAATTACTAAACTGTCTCCAAAAAGATTATTCGGAATGATGATGGGATTATGGTTTCTTTCAAGCGCATTTGGTCAATTTGCAGCGGGTAAATTAGGTGCTGAAATGTCTGATGCAAATACAGGAACTACATTAATGTCTAAACTTATAGCTTATACAGACGGATATTATCAATTAGCGGTTTATGCATTAGTTGCAGGAATTGCGTTCATTGTTTTAACTCCGTTAATCAGAAGGTTAATGCAAGAAGTTAAATAA
- a CDS encoding hydroxymethylglutaryl-CoA reductase, degradative, with protein sequence MNNAVAGFSKLSKKEKINWIANEYFSNPEEAKNIIRNYWNSDEKLQQLHDEFIENTITNLYIPLGVAPNFLINRKYKTIPMAIEESSVVAAASKAAKYWSTRGGFKTTIINTEKIGQVHFNYNGDAEKLKTFFDQIKPKFFSETQNITKNMQQRGGGILDIKLKDKRSLLENYYQLHATFETKDSMGANFINSCLEQFASTLKEEAQNSDLCQNGETLEVVMSILSNYVPNCLVRAEVSCPIEELAEKHIPNPAVFAERFLQAVQIAEVEPFRAVTHNKGIMNGVDAVILATGNDFRAVEAGVHAYAAKNGQYASLSHAKIEDGIFTFWLEIPLALGTVGGLTSLHPLVKLCLEILEKPSAQELMEIVAVAGLAQNFAALRSLTTTGIQEGHMKMHLNNIINQFEATEEERHLIKTHFKKTAVSHSAVVEFIENLRK encoded by the coding sequence ATGAACAACGCTGTTGCCGGATTTTCTAAATTATCCAAAAAAGAAAAAATCAACTGGATCGCAAATGAATATTTTTCAAACCCTGAAGAGGCTAAAAATATTATAAGAAATTACTGGAATTCAGATGAAAAGCTTCAGCAACTTCACGACGAATTTATCGAAAACACCATTACAAACCTCTATATCCCACTTGGAGTCGCTCCGAACTTTTTAATCAACAGAAAATACAAAACCATTCCAATGGCAATTGAAGAGAGTTCTGTGGTTGCAGCGGCTTCAAAAGCAGCAAAATATTGGTCAACTAGAGGCGGCTTTAAAACAACGATTATCAATACCGAAAAAATTGGTCAAGTTCATTTCAATTATAATGGCGATGCCGAAAAACTGAAAACTTTTTTCGATCAAATAAAACCTAAATTCTTTTCTGAAACCCAGAATATTACCAAAAACATGCAACAGCGTGGAGGCGGTATTTTAGATATTAAACTAAAAGATAAAAGAAGTTTACTTGAAAACTACTATCAGCTTCATGCTACTTTTGAAACGAAAGATAGTATGGGCGCAAACTTCATAAATTCTTGTTTAGAGCAATTTGCTTCAACTTTAAAAGAAGAAGCTCAAAATTCTGATTTATGTCAAAATGGAGAAACTTTGGAAGTTGTAATGAGTATTTTATCAAATTACGTTCCGAATTGTTTAGTTAGAGCCGAAGTTTCTTGCCCAATTGAAGAATTAGCTGAAAAACATATTCCAAATCCTGCCGTATTTGCTGAACGTTTTTTACAAGCGGTACAAATTGCCGAAGTTGAACCTTTTAGAGCCGTAACGCATAACAAAGGGATTATGAATGGGGTTGATGCCGTAATCTTAGCAACTGGAAATGATTTTAGAGCTGTAGAAGCCGGAGTTCACGCGTACGCGGCCAAAAATGGACAATATGCAAGTTTATCACACGCTAAAATCGAAGATGGAATTTTTACTTTCTGGCTTGAAATTCCGCTTGCATTAGGAACAGTTGGCGGATTAACTTCTTTGCATCCTTTGGTAAAATTATGTTTAGAAATTTTAGAAAAACCTTCGGCTCAAGAATTAATGGAAATTGTTGCTGTTGCTGGTTTAGCGCAGAATTTTGCCGCTTTACGTTCTCTAACTACAACTGGAATTCAGGAAGGCCACATGAAAATGCACCTTAATAATATCATCAATCAATTTGAAGCTACCGAAGAAGAGCGTCATTTAATTAAAACACACTTCAAAAAAACAGCCGTTTCTCATAGTGCTGTGGTAGAATTTATTGAAAATTTAAGAAAATAA
- a CDS encoding thioredoxin family protein: MAKKLLILLFFLGSFFMQAQNLAWRTNMTDAIAISNEQKKPMLILFTASGVPDNLQNEIFKTPDFAVWSRDNVVLVKLDLSDMNASDTDREQNVKLKNAFGVEELPEVCFAMASIRKNKTTFSALGKIAYKPGGAKAWIAESNTILHPPE, encoded by the coding sequence ATGGCCAAAAAACTACTTATCCTACTGTTTTTTTTGGGTTCATTTTTTATGCAAGCGCAAAATTTAGCATGGCGAACTAATATGACAGACGCAATTGCAATTAGTAATGAGCAAAAAAAACCAATGTTGATTTTATTCACTGCCTCAGGTGTACCAGACAATCTTCAAAACGAAATTTTTAAAACTCCTGATTTTGCCGTATGGTCGCGTGATAACGTGGTCTTAGTAAAATTAGATTTGTCAGACATGAATGCTTCTGATACTGATCGTGAACAGAATGTAAAATTGAAAAATGCATTCGGTGTAGAAGAACTTCCAGAAGTATGCTTTGCAATGGCATCAATTAGAAAAAACAAAACAACATTCAGTGCCCTAGGGAAAATCGCTTACAAACCTGGTGGAGCAAAAGCTTGGATTGCAGAATCGAATACGATTTTACATCCGCCTGAATAA
- a CDS encoding thioredoxin family protein, protein MKKIILIAFILLGAMNLQAQELKWYTDVREAITISNKEQKPMLMFFTGSDWCGWCIRLQNEVLKTEEFKKWAATNVVLVELDYPRAVPQTPELKNQNLELQQAFAIQGFPTIFFTSAEAKDGKVNFKGLGKTGYVAGGPSAWLTVAEGIVHPKKS, encoded by the coding sequence ATGAAAAAAATAATACTTATTGCTTTCATTTTACTTGGAGCTATGAATCTTCAGGCACAAGAATTAAAATGGTACACAGATGTCAGAGAAGCAATTACTATTAGTAATAAAGAGCAAAAACCAATGTTAATGTTTTTTACAGGTAGTGATTGGTGCGGTTGGTGTATACGTTTACAGAATGAAGTTCTTAAGACAGAAGAGTTTAAAAAATGGGCCGCAACAAATGTAGTTTTAGTGGAATTAGATTACCCAAGAGCTGTTCCTCAAACGCCAGAACTTAAGAATCAAAATCTTGAATTACAGCAAGCTTTTGCAATTCAGGGTTTCCCGACAATTTTCTTCACCAGCGCAGAAGCTAAAGATGGAAAAGTTAATTTTAAGGGTCTTGGTAAAACAGGATATGTTGCTGGCGGACCATCTGCTTGGTTGACAGTTGCTGAAGGAATTGTTCATCCAAAGAAATCTTAA
- a CDS encoding GYDIA family GHMP kinase, whose amino-acid sequence MKNTFYSNGKLFIAGEYLVLDGAEAFALPTKFGQDLVIEDLENKEIEWKSYDSNQHLWFEETLTFDEVIKGSDSLIDTVKSTLVNILHEAYILNPKFIDNSNGYKVSTHLTFPRNWGLGTSSTLINNIAQWADVNAFTLLNNSFGGSGYDIACAQNNTPVLYRVKDNFVEQVEFNPDFKEHIYFVYLNKKQNSKSAIYAYNNHKNNHLAQSVAENDKITHAILNAKTLKEFAYAVQRHEIHLSNILEMQTIKEAVFPDFNGVIKSLGAWGGDFVMVVSNENPKEYFAKKGYETILTYSEMILE is encoded by the coding sequence ATGAAAAACACCTTTTATAGTAACGGAAAACTTTTTATTGCAGGAGAATATTTAGTTTTAGACGGAGCGGAAGCTTTTGCGTTGCCAACAAAATTTGGTCAGGATTTAGTAATTGAAGATCTTGAAAACAAAGAAATTGAATGGAAAAGTTATGATTCTAACCAACATTTATGGTTCGAAGAAACACTAACATTTGATGAAGTTATAAAAGGTTCCGATTCATTAATTGATACTGTAAAATCGACACTCGTAAATATTTTACACGAAGCCTATATCTTAAATCCAAAATTCATAGATAATTCGAACGGTTATAAAGTAAGTACTCATTTAACTTTTCCAAGAAATTGGGGATTAGGAACTTCGTCAACATTGATTAACAACATCGCACAATGGGCAGATGTAAATGCTTTTACACTACTAAACAATAGCTTTGGAGGAAGCGGTTATGATATTGCTTGCGCACAAAACAACACTCCCGTTTTATATCGTGTAAAAGATAATTTTGTAGAACAAGTTGAATTTAATCCTGATTTTAAAGAGCATATTTATTTTGTTTATTTAAATAAAAAACAAAACAGCAAGTCTGCCATATATGCTTATAACAATCACAAAAATAATCATTTAGCGCAAAGTGTTGCTGAGAATGACAAAATCACTCATGCCATTCTAAATGCCAAAACATTAAAAGAATTTGCGTATGCAGTTCAGCGACACGAAATTCATTTGAGTAATATCTTAGAAATGCAGACTATAAAAGAAGCCGTTTTTCCAGATTTTAATGGCGTTATAAAAAGTCTTGGCGCTTGGGGAGGTGATTTTGTAATGGTAGTTTCTAATGAAAACCCGAAAGAATATTTCGCTAAAAAGGGTTACGAAACAATTTTAACCTACAGCGAGATGATTTTAGAATAA